A stretch of DNA from Candidatus Bathyarchaeota archaeon:
AATAATGCTTCCAGCGTTTCTGCCTAGGATAACGTTAGCTTTGAGTTTTCCTTGCTTTACCCTTTTTTTGTTTACTTCATGGTTATTCAAAACAACAATTGCTTTGCGAGTAAACTCATTAACCAAATCTGCAGCAACTTTTGCTTCTTCAGTGTCATCAAAAGGAACACATGACTTCAAAACCATTTTTGCATCTAAATCAGCTACCCCGGCTCCGTTAACCCGTTTGTAGGCAGGGTCAGTATTATCGATGTTCCCTGAAAGCTTTCCGTCTTTGCGTTTAAAAATCAAAGTTGCCCGATGAACCGCAGTGCTTTTAATTTCAAAACTCGCAGGATACGACTCTAGCTTTACTTCTTTATTTAATGCTTCAGCTAACTCGTCAGCTTCTTGTTGAGTCAAGTCTCGACCAGCCCTGCGGTCAACAATGGAACTATTATCATCTGCTATCGTACCAAAATTACAACGAAGAGCCAAATCACCATTTTCCATGCTCATATTCGAACCAACTGCTTCAAGAACCCCCCGGCTCATAGGATACTTGAAAGGATCATAACCCAAAATAGAAACAACAGCAACATCACTTTCGGGCGCTAAGCCTTTGCCTACTGTGTACATCAAACCAGTTTGCCCATTCTTGGCTAAAGAATCCATGAAAGGAGTTTTTGCAGCTTCCAAAGTAGTTTTACCCCCAAGTTCAGCTATGGGAAGGTCACCCATTCCGTCAATGACGATGTAAATCAGCTTCAAATTTGACAGCTCCGCCTGAAATATAACAACAAACACAAATTTAAAACAAAAGGTCAAAAACCGAAAACAAAACAAAACACTAAACAATTTACACTTTCTTGATGCACATAATAATCTAATAAGTGAAATTTTTCAGATGCGTTCACCCTGTTCGTATCTGATAGTAGCAAACTGTCTTACGCTGAAGAAGCAAGAGACATAGAGAATTATTTAATGATCTTTTAGAGGTTAAAGTTGACCTGGTTATGAAGGGTGCTCT
This window harbors:
- the apgM gene encoding 2,3-bisphosphoglycerate-independent phosphoglycerate mutase → MKLIYIVIDGMGDLPIAELGGKTTLEAAKTPFMDSLAKNGQTGLMYTVGKGLAPESDVAVVSILGYDPFKYPMSRGVLEAVGSNMSMENGDLALRCNFGTIADDNSSIVDRRAGRDLTQQEADELAEALNKEVKLESYPASFEIKSTAVHRATLIFKRKDGKLSGNIDNTDPAYKRVNGAGVADLDAKMVLKSCVPFDDTEEAKVAADLVNEFTRKAIVVLNNHEVNKKRVKQGKLKANVILGRNAGSIIPEFPALCDRYDLGFVCLADMNVERGIAALAGMGVVDIPLPSDDLARDCEFRLKKLFEVLPDYDVFYIHIKGPDVPGHDGDCKQKAESISIIDEHFIGGLLKKIDLDEYVLCVTADHSTPCELMSHSDDPVPVLVSGNNVKADKVQRFSETECKNGELGVLTKGTQLLPKLIEFLKN